From a single Fusobacterium ulcerans ATCC 49185 genomic region:
- a CDS encoding phosphoribosylformylglycinamidine synthase — protein MNYRIYVEKKAGFDLEAKRLENELKESFQDLKLSKVRLLNCYDVFNIEAAELAEAKKLIFSEIVTDTVTETLDTKGAKYFAVEFLPGQFDQRADSAMQCLNLISDKNQNVSVTSGRVIILEGEIAEADIEKVKKYYINPVEMREKDLTKLEIEEGEKAQDVPVFTGFINYNMDELKSFREELGLAMTLADVAFVQEYFKNTEKRDPTETEIKVLDTYWSDHCRHTTFETKIKDIVFPKTSFGDTLQKAFDEYLKAREFVHGERLEKKYISLMDMATICGKEMRKSGKLDDLEVSDEINACSVYIDVDVDGQMEKWLLMFKNETHNHPTEIEPFGGASTCLGGAIRDPLSGRSYVYQAIRVTGSGNPLEKLEDTLQGKLPQKKITTGAASGYAAYGNQIGLTTGHVCEIYHDGYKAKRMEVGAVVGAVPADWVRRENASKGDIVILLGGKTGRDGCGGATGSSKEHTGDSLRLCGAEVQKGNAPEERKIQRLFRNPEVTRLIKKCNDFGAGGVSVAIGELAPGLDINLDVVPTKYFGLSGTELAISESQERMAVVIEAKDKERFMELAGKENLLATEVAVVTDDNRLVLNFKGKKIVDISREFLDTNGVTQETTVEVEDIKENTPLNAVNFEGADIKDKWMNMLSSLNVASQKGLMEIFDATIGATTVLMPFGGKYQMTPTDVSVQKIPLLKGETDTASAITWGYDPVLSSWSQFHGGAYAVVESLAKLVAVGADYKSVRLSFQEYFQKLGQNPMNWGKPFSALLGTIEAQRGFGIPAIGGKDSMSGTFNDIHVPPTLISFAVTPVKASVVISPEFKAAGNKIYLIRHHMLDNYMPNIDELKENFEFVYENIKNGTILSAMTLKRGGIAEAVSKMTLGNRVGAKIADLGEELFKLGYGTFVVETSKELTGKNVELLGETIKEYKIVVGDKEICMTEGEKVWLDKLFPVFPHKTIEKVENYIWTPYEKKEIIVCKNKIAKPRVLVPAFPGTNCEYDSARVFEKAGAEANILLFRNITQDYINDSIEKMVKEINNSQILMFPGGFSSGDEPDGSGKFIATVLTNPKIAEAIAKFLERDGLILGICNGFQALVKSGLLPYGEIGKVTENSPTLTFNKIGRHVSQMVKTKVTSNKSPWLAGIETGEEFEIAVSHGEGRFFANDEVIKKLFENGQVATQYVNLDGIPTNEFRFNPNASTCAIEGITSIDGKVFGKMGHSERAGKNIFKNITGNKEQKIFENGVKYFK, from the coding sequence ATGAACTATCGTATTTATGTTGAAAAGAAAGCTGGATTTGATTTAGAGGCTAAGAGATTAGAAAATGAATTAAAAGAAAGTTTTCAAGATCTAAAACTTTCAAAAGTAAGACTTCTTAATTGTTATGATGTATTTAATATTGAAGCTGCTGAATTAGCAGAAGCTAAAAAGCTTATATTCTCAGAAATAGTTACTGATACTGTAACTGAAACTCTTGATACTAAAGGGGCAAAATATTTTGCAGTAGAATTTTTACCAGGACAGTTTGACCAGAGAGCCGACTCAGCTATGCAGTGTTTGAATCTGATATCTGATAAAAATCAAAATGTATCTGTTACTAGTGGAAGAGTTATTATCCTTGAAGGAGAAATAGCAGAAGCAGATATAGAGAAAGTTAAAAAATATTACATCAACCCAGTTGAGATGAGAGAAAAAGATCTTACTAAATTAGAGATAGAAGAAGGAGAAAAGGCACAAGATGTACCTGTTTTCACTGGATTCATAAACTACAACATGGATGAATTAAAATCTTTCAGAGAAGAGCTTGGACTGGCTATGACATTAGCTGACGTAGCTTTTGTTCAGGAATACTTTAAAAATACTGAAAAAAGAGACCCTACAGAAACAGAAATAAAAGTGTTGGATACTTACTGGTCTGACCATTGCAGACATACTACATTTGAAACAAAAATAAAAGATATAGTATTCCCAAAAACTTCTTTTGGAGATACACTTCAAAAAGCTTTTGATGAATACTTAAAAGCAAGAGAGTTCGTACATGGAGAGAGACTTGAAAAGAAATATATCTCTCTTATGGATATGGCAACTATCTGTGGAAAAGAAATGAGAAAAAGCGGAAAACTTGATGATTTAGAAGTATCTGATGAAATCAATGCCTGCTCTGTATATATTGATGTAGATGTAGATGGACAAATGGAGAAATGGCTTCTTATGTTTAAGAACGAAACTCATAACCATCCTACAGAGATTGAACCATTTGGAGGAGCTTCTACTTGTCTTGGTGGAGCTATAAGAGACCCATTATCAGGAAGATCATATGTTTATCAGGCTATAAGAGTTACAGGCTCTGGTAATCCATTGGAAAAACTTGAAGATACACTTCAAGGAAAACTTCCTCAAAAGAAAATAACAACTGGAGCAGCAAGTGGATATGCAGCTTATGGTAACCAAATTGGACTTACAACTGGACATGTATGTGAAATATATCATGATGGATACAAAGCAAAAAGAATGGAAGTTGGAGCAGTAGTTGGTGCTGTACCAGCTGATTGGGTGAGAAGAGAAAATGCTTCTAAAGGGGATATAGTTATCCTGTTAGGAGGAAAAACTGGAAGAGATGGTTGCGGAGGAGCAACTGGTTCATCTAAAGAGCATACAGGAGATTCGTTGAGATTATGTGGTGCAGAAGTTCAAAAAGGAAATGCACCAGAAGAGAGAAAAATTCAAAGATTATTCAGAAATCCAGAAGTTACTAGACTTATAAAAAAATGTAATGACTTTGGTGCTGGAGGAGTATCAGTAGCTATTGGAGAGTTAGCTCCTGGACTTGATATAAATCTTGATGTAGTTCCTACTAAATATTTTGGACTAAGTGGCACTGAACTTGCTATTTCTGAATCACAAGAGAGAATGGCAGTGGTAATTGAAGCTAAAGATAAAGAAAGATTTATGGAGCTTGCAGGAAAAGAAAACCTTTTGGCAACAGAAGTTGCAGTAGTAACAGACGACAACAGACTTGTTCTTAATTTTAAAGGTAAGAAAATAGTAGATATTTCAAGAGAATTCCTTGATACTAATGGAGTTACTCAAGAAACTACTGTAGAAGTTGAAGATATAAAAGAAAATACTCCATTAAATGCAGTTAATTTTGAAGGAGCAGACATCAAAGACAAATGGATGAATATGCTTTCTTCTTTAAATGTAGCTTCTCAAAAAGGACTTATGGAGATATTTGATGCTACAATAGGAGCAACAACAGTACTTATGCCATTTGGTGGAAAATATCAAATGACTCCTACTGATGTAAGTGTACAGAAAATACCTCTATTAAAAGGAGAAACTGATACAGCTTCTGCTATTACTTGGGGATATGACCCTGTGCTTTCATCTTGGTCGCAATTCCATGGAGGAGCTTATGCAGTAGTTGAATCTCTTGCTAAATTAGTTGCAGTGGGAGCAGATTACAAGTCTGTAAGACTTTCATTCCAAGAATACTTCCAAAAGCTTGGACAAAACCCAATGAACTGGGGAAAACCATTTTCAGCATTGTTAGGAACTATAGAAGCACAAAGAGGATTTGGAATTCCAGCTATTGGTGGAAAAGACTCAATGAGTGGAACGTTCAATGATATTCATGTGCCACCTACACTTATATCTTTTGCAGTAACTCCTGTAAAAGCAAGTGTTGTTATATCACCAGAATTTAAAGCTGCTGGAAATAAAATATACTTAATAAGACATCATATGCTTGATAACTATATGCCAAATATAGATGAACTTAAAGAAAACTTCGAGTTTGTATATGAAAATATTAAAAATGGAACTATCCTGTCAGCAATGACTTTAAAAAGAGGTGGAATAGCTGAAGCTGTAAGTAAAATGACTCTAGGAAACAGAGTTGGAGCTAAAATAGCTGATCTTGGAGAAGAGTTGTTCAAGTTAGGATATGGAACATTTGTAGTAGAAACTTCTAAAGAGCTTACAGGTAAAAATGTAGAGCTGTTGGGAGAAACAATAAAAGAGTACAAGATAGTAGTTGGGGATAAAGAAATCTGCATGACTGAAGGAGAAAAAGTATGGTTGGATAAACTATTCCCAGTATTCCCACACAAAACAATAGAAAAAGTAGAAAATTACATCTGGACACCATATGAAAAGAAAGAAATAATAGTATGTAAAAATAAAATTGCCAAACCAAGAGTATTAGTGCCAGCATTTCCAGGAACTAACTGTGAATATGATTCAGCTAGAGTATTTGAAAAAGCTGGAGCAGAGGCGAACATACTTTTATTTAGAAATATAACTCAAGATTATATCAATGATTCAATTGAAAAAATGGTAAAAGAGATAAATAATTCACAAATACTTATGTTTCCAGGAGGATTTAGTTCTGGAGATGAGCCTGATGGATCAGGAAAATTCATTGCAACTGTACTTACAAATCCTAAGATAGCAGAAGCAATAGCCAAATTCCTAGAAAGAGATGGATTGATACTAGGTATTTGTAATGGATTCCAAGCTCTTGTAAAATCAGGACTTCTGCCATATGGAGAAATTGGAAAAGTTACTGAAAATTCTCCAACTCTTACATTCAACAAGATAGGTAGACACGTTTCTCAAATGGTAAAAACAAAAGTTACTTCAAATAAATCACCATGGCTAGCAGGAATTGAAACTGGAGAGGAATTTGAAATAGCTGTATCACATGGAGAGGGAAGATTCTTCGCCAATGATGAAGTTATCAAAAAACTATTTGAAAATGGACAAGTAGCAACTCAATATGTAAATCTTGATGGAATTCCTACTAATGAGTTTAGATTTAATCCTAATGCCTCTACATGTGCTATAGAAGGAATCACTTCAATAGATGGTAAAGTATTTGGTAAAATGGGACATTCTGAAAGAGCAGGTAAAAATATTTTCAAAAATATCACTGGAAACAAAGAACAAAAGATATTTGAAAATGGAGTTAAATACTTTAAATAG
- a CDS encoding formate--tetrahydrofolate ligase — MKTDIQIAQEAKIVNIMEIAKKIGLDEDSIEQYGKYKAKVDLKVLKNLENKKDGKLVLVTAITPTPAGEGKSTVTVGLTQALNKLGKSSIAALREPSLGPVFGMKGGATGGGYSQVIPMEDINLHFTGDLHAIGVAHNLIAACIDNHINSGNVLDIDLTKITWKRVLDMNDRALRNIVIGLGGKANGIPRESSFQITVASEIMAALCLATSLSDLKDKIRSMVFGYARDGKALKVGDLKIEGAITALLKEAIKPNLVQTLENTPVFIHGGPFANIAHGCNSILATKLALKLSDYTITEAGFAADLGAEKFLDIKCRKGGLTPNCVVVVATVRALKHHGGAKELSEENLEALEKGIANLDKHIENMKKYNLPVVVAINRFVSDTEKELEFVDKHCREFGVPVALCEVWAKGGEGGIALAQEVLAQLEKGTDNYTPLYDLDMSIKEKIEKIAKEIYGADGVEFTGPAKKMLKTIDELGYGKLPVCMSKTQKSLSDNAALLGRPTGFTVSVKELRISAGAGFIVAMAGDIIDMPGLPKKPAAESIDIDENGKIDGLF, encoded by the coding sequence GTGAAAACTGATATTCAAATTGCACAGGAAGCTAAAATAGTCAACATTATGGAAATCGCAAAAAAGATAGGACTTGATGAGGACAGCATCGAACAATACGGGAAATACAAAGCTAAGGTAGATTTGAAAGTACTTAAAAACCTAGAGAATAAAAAAGATGGAAAACTGGTATTAGTTACAGCTATCACACCTACTCCTGCTGGGGAAGGTAAATCAACTGTTACAGTTGGACTTACACAAGCACTTAACAAACTTGGGAAATCTTCTATAGCTGCTCTTAGAGAACCTTCATTGGGGCCAGTATTTGGAATGAAAGGTGGAGCTACTGGAGGAGGATATTCACAAGTTATACCTATGGAAGATATAAACTTACATTTTACAGGAGATCTTCATGCTATTGGAGTTGCTCATAATCTTATAGCAGCTTGTATAGACAATCATATCAATTCTGGAAATGTTTTGGATATAGATCTTACAAAAATAACATGGAAAAGAGTTCTGGATATGAATGACAGAGCACTTAGAAATATAGTGATAGGACTTGGAGGAAAGGCTAACGGAATTCCTAGAGAAAGTTCATTCCAAATCACTGTTGCATCTGAAATAATGGCAGCCTTATGTCTTGCTACATCACTTTCAGATCTTAAAGATAAAATAAGAAGTATGGTATTTGGTTATGCAAGAGATGGAAAAGCTCTAAAAGTAGGAGATCTTAAAATAGAAGGAGCTATTACAGCACTTCTTAAAGAAGCTATCAAACCCAACCTTGTACAGACGTTGGAAAATACACCAGTATTTATTCATGGAGGACCTTTTGCAAATATAGCTCATGGATGCAACTCAATCTTAGCTACTAAACTTGCACTTAAACTTTCTGATTATACAATAACTGAAGCTGGATTTGCTGCTGATCTTGGAGCAGAAAAATTCCTTGATATAAAATGCAGAAAAGGTGGACTTACTCCTAATTGTGTAGTAGTAGTAGCAACTGTAAGAGCTTTAAAGCATCATGGTGGAGCTAAAGAGCTTTCAGAAGAAAATCTTGAAGCATTAGAAAAAGGAATAGCAAATTTAGATAAACACATAGAAAATATGAAAAAATATAATTTACCAGTAGTTGTTGCCATCAATAGATTTGTAAGCGATACTGAAAAAGAACTTGAATTTGTTGATAAGCACTGCAGAGAATTTGGTGTACCTGTGGCTCTCTGTGAAGTGTGGGCTAAAGGAGGAGAGGGAGGAATCGCTCTTGCTCAGGAAGTTCTTGCTCAATTAGAAAAAGGAACTGACAACTATACTCCACTATATGATTTAGATATGAGTATAAAAGAAAAAATAGAAAAAATAGCAAAAGAAATATATGGGGCAGATGGAGTAGAATTTACTGGGCCTGCTAAGAAAATGCTTAAAACTATAGATGAACTAGGATATGGAAAACTTCCAGTGTGTATGTCAAAAACTCAAAAATCATTATCAGATAATGCAGCACTTTTAGGAAGACCTACTGGATTTACAGTATCTGTAAAAGAATTAAGAATATCAGCTGGAGCAGGATTTATAGTAGCTATGGCTGGAGATATAATAGATATGCCTGGACTACCTAAAAAACCAGCAGCTGAATCTATAGATATTGATGAAAATGGAAAAATAGATGGACTATTCTAA
- the aroQ gene encoding type II 3-dehydroquinate dehydratase: MKIMILNGPNLNFLGIREKNIYGEDNYQNVCKYIMDKFDNCDIEINIFQSNIEGEMINMLQMAYFEKYDGIVINPGAYTHTSIALYDAIKSINIPTVEVHLSNIHQREEFRHKSYTAPACIGQICGFGKEGYILAIEGLIVRLSERNFD, from the coding sequence ATGAAAATAATGATATTAAATGGACCTAACTTAAATTTTCTAGGTATAAGAGAGAAAAATATATATGGGGAGGACAATTATCAAAATGTATGTAAATATATTATGGATAAATTTGATAATTGTGATATAGAAATAAATATATTTCAAAGTAATATAGAAGGAGAAATGATAAATATGCTTCAAATGGCATATTTTGAAAAATATGATGGTATAGTTATAAATCCCGGAGCGTATACTCATACTTCAATAGCTCTTTATGATGCAATCAAAAGTATAAATATTCCAACAGTAGAGGTTCATCTTTCAAATATCCATCAGAGAGAGGAGTTCAGACACAAGTCATATACTGCTCCTGCTTGTATAGGACAAATCTGCGGCTTTGGAAAGGAAGGATACATACTTGCCATTGAGGGATTAATCGTTCGTTTATCTGAGCGAAATTTCGACTAA
- the aroE gene encoding shikimate dehydrogenase, translating into MKTYGLIGEKLGHSLSPVIHQYIFERYEIKGYYSLYEVEKSNAENIIEGMKIMGIEGVNITIPYKETLLSKIDFLSEEAEKIGAVNVLKVKDGKSYGYNSDYYGFIRLLERGDIAIKNRECVVLGTGGAAKSVITALHTLGAKSIKVVSRTLSNKLTDLLEKFPYISIAIYENFLEGDIVINATPVGMHPNIGVSPIDETVIKRFKAAVDIVYNPLKTEFLKLAEKNGLQCADGLYMLIEQAVKAQEIWQETKFDDSLGEELYSYLADNFIG; encoded by the coding sequence ATGAAGACTTATGGACTTATAGGAGAGAAGCTTGGGCATTCACTTTCTCCTGTCATTCATCAATATATATTTGAAAGATATGAAATAAAAGGATATTATTCTCTCTATGAGGTAGAGAAAAGCAATGCTGAAAATATAATAGAGGGGATGAAGATAATGGGAATAGAAGGAGTTAATATAACTATCCCATATAAAGAAACACTTCTTTCAAAAATAGATTTTTTATCTGAAGAGGCAGAAAAAATAGGAGCTGTAAATGTTCTTAAAGTAAAAGATGGAAAAAGCTATGGATATAACAGTGACTATTATGGATTTATAAGGTTGTTGGAAAGAGGAGATATAGCGATAAAAAACAGAGAATGTGTAGTATTGGGAACTGGAGGAGCAGCCAAGTCTGTAATAACAGCTCTTCATACTCTGGGAGCAAAAAGTATAAAAGTAGTATCAAGAACTCTTTCAAATAAACTTACTGATCTTTTGGAAAAATTTCCATATATTAGTATAGCTATCTATGAAAACTTTTTGGAAGGAGATATTGTAATAAATGCAACACCTGTGGGAATGCATCCAAATATTGGAGTTTCTCCAATAGATGAAACGGTTATAAAAAGATTTAAAGCAGCAGTAGATATAGTTTATAATCCATTGAAAACAGAATTTCTAAAATTAGCTGAAAAAAATGGACTGCAGTGTGCTGATGGACTTTATATGCTTATTGAGCAGGCAGTAAAAGCACAGGAAATATGGCAGGAAACAAAATTTGATGATTCATTGGGAGAGGAACTTTATAGTTATTTAGCAGATAATTTTATAGGATAA
- a CDS encoding tripartite tricarboxylate transporter substrate binding protein yields the protein MKKIGKIFLMGLCAATILSGCGGKKDGGKDAAAVWPNKPVEVVLHASAGGDTDFNARTFGEFFEKETKKPLVVTNMPGASGLAATESIKATPANGYKALFTHSGPMVVNYVSGISDYDFKEFDVACIPAIDGGSVLVASKQSGITSLKDLIEKSQANPESIIYGTEFGGFSHLQVLILQDKTGVKLKLADIGSTSEKVTNLLGGRIDVASIAYGSIKDYVQNGDMVALAQYNGERNPYLGDVPTAKESGVDMEMNNPYIIAFPKGTDPAIVAKMSEIAEKVVGTPEYAEKLKIGFSQQAKILTTEEAKAYLQKIEDEYMQYKDVLRNTTK from the coding sequence ATGAAAAAAATTGGAAAAATATTTTTAATGGGATTGTGTGCTGCAACTATATTATCTGGTTGTGGAGGAAAAAAAGATGGTGGAAAAGATGCAGCAGCAGTATGGCCAAATAAACCAGTGGAAGTAGTTCTTCATGCATCAGCTGGAGGAGATACAGACTTTAATGCTAGAACATTTGGAGAGTTCTTTGAAAAAGAAACTAAAAAACCACTAGTGGTAACTAACATGCCTGGAGCTTCTGGGTTGGCAGCTACAGAAAGTATAAAAGCAACACCTGCGAATGGGTACAAAGCTCTGTTTACTCACTCAGGTCCAATGGTAGTAAATTATGTATCTGGAATATCAGATTATGATTTTAAAGAATTTGATGTAGCATGTATTCCAGCAATAGATGGAGGATCAGTATTAGTAGCAAGTAAACAGTCAGGAATCACTTCATTAAAAGATCTTATAGAAAAAAGTCAGGCTAACCCTGAAAGTATTATATATGGAACAGAATTTGGAGGATTCTCACATTTACAAGTACTGATTCTTCAAGATAAAACAGGAGTAAAATTAAAACTTGCAGATATAGGTTCAACATCTGAAAAAGTTACAAATCTCTTAGGTGGAAGAATAGATGTAGCATCTATAGCTTATGGAAGTATAAAAGATTATGTACAAAATGGTGATATGGTAGCTTTGGCTCAATACAATGGAGAGAGAAATCCTTATTTGGGAGATGTACCAACAGCCAAAGAAAGTGGAGTAGATATGGAAATGAATAATCCATATATTATAGCTTTCCCAAAAGGAACTGATCCAGCAATAGTAGCTAAAATGAGCGAAATTGCAGAAAAAGTGGTTGGAACACCTGAATATGCTGAAAAATTGAAAATAGGATTCAGCCAGCAGGCAAAGATATTAACTACAGAGGAAGCAAAAGCATACTTGCAAAAAATAGAAGATGAATATATGCAATATAAAGATGTATTAAGAAATACAACGAAATAA
- a CDS encoding tripartite tricarboxylate transporter permease: MFELFGEGLLTALQPYTLILMLIGTAVGIVFGAVPGLSTVMGLVLGLPFTYAMSPAVGICFLISLYIGGTSGGLISAILIGIPGTPSSIATCFDGLPMKNNGRVMEALGMGVVFSFIGTVASTLALVFISPLLAKVALQFGPHEYFAIAMFAIVLITSLAGSSLPKAFFAAFMGIGFATVGLSPTDAVKRFTFGSPQLVGGFNTLTVLIGLFAITEILLTSETIKFSTKQEKIEVNMKDVKGFGFSVKDFLAQKWNALVASVIGIVIGIIPGIGGSTSNLIAYNVIKSRSKYPEKFGTGIPDGVVASETSNNASVGGAMIPLLTLGIPGDGATAVLLGAFMVHGIVPGPLLFKNNASLVFAIFAAMFIGAFLMLIVEFFGLRIFAQVLRVPKYILLPIVIVFTTVGAFALASRTFDVIAILVFGILGYIFVKFKVPQSPFIIGFILGRMAEENLRRGLILSDNNILNFFSKPIASVFLVATILYLGYMLFGYCKKCKVMKTA; this comes from the coding sequence ATGTTTGAATTGTTTGGAGAAGGGCTGTTGACAGCATTACAACCATATACACTTATACTTATGCTGATAGGAACTGCTGTAGGAATAGTATTTGGAGCGGTACCAGGATTATCTACAGTAATGGGATTGGTTTTAGGACTGCCCTTTACATATGCAATGTCACCAGCAGTTGGAATTTGTTTTTTAATATCACTATATATTGGGGGAACTTCTGGAGGACTTATTTCAGCAATATTGATAGGGATCCCAGGAACACCATCATCAATAGCTACATGTTTCGATGGACTTCCAATGAAAAATAATGGACGAGTTATGGAAGCACTTGGAATGGGAGTAGTATTTAGTTTTATAGGTACAGTAGCGAGTACTTTAGCACTTGTATTTATTTCGCCACTTCTTGCAAAAGTGGCATTACAGTTTGGACCACATGAATATTTTGCAATAGCTATGTTTGCAATTGTATTGATAACTTCATTGGCAGGAAGTTCATTACCAAAAGCATTCTTTGCAGCATTTATGGGAATAGGATTTGCAACAGTGGGATTGTCACCAACAGATGCTGTAAAAAGATTTACATTTGGAAGTCCTCAGTTAGTAGGAGGATTTAATACTTTAACAGTATTGATAGGGCTTTTTGCTATAACAGAGATACTTCTTACATCTGAAACTATTAAATTTTCCACTAAACAGGAAAAAATAGAAGTAAATATGAAAGATGTAAAAGGATTTGGATTTTCTGTAAAAGATTTTTTAGCACAAAAATGGAATGCTTTGGTAGCTTCTGTTATTGGAATAGTTATAGGAATAATACCAGGTATTGGAGGATCTACTTCTAACTTGATTGCATATAATGTTATAAAAAGCAGATCTAAATATCCTGAAAAATTTGGAACTGGAATACCTGATGGTGTTGTTGCGTCTGAAACTTCAAATAATGCCTCTGTAGGAGGAGCAATGATACCTCTTCTTACTTTGGGAATACCAGGAGATGGAGCTACTGCAGTTCTTCTTGGAGCTTTCATGGTACATGGTATTGTTCCAGGTCCATTATTATTTAAAAATAATGCTTCACTGGTATTTGCAATATTTGCAGCTATGTTTATAGGAGCTTTCCTTATGTTGATAGTAGAGTTCTTTGGATTGAGAATATTTGCTCAGGTGTTGAGAGTACCCAAATATATACTACTTCCTATTGTTATAGTATTTACAACAGTTGGAGCTTTTGCTCTTGCTAGCAGAACATTTGATGTTATAGCTATTCTAGTATTTGGTATATTAGGATATATATTTGTTAAATTTAAAGTGCCTCAATCACCATTTATAATAGGATTTATTTTAGGAAGAATGGCAGAGGAGAATTTGAGAAGAGGACTTATTCTTTCTGATAATAATATATTGAATTTTTTCTCAAAACCAATAGCCAGTGTATTCTTAGTAGCAACTATTCTGTATTTGGGATATATGTTATTTGGATATTGTAAAAAATGCAAAGTAATGAAAACAGCATAA
- a CDS encoding tripartite tricarboxylate transporter TctB family protein, which produces MGNKSLNWESKDTILGIIMLLCGTVYGILVLQIPGTRSQLFDSRFVPSLISVLIIAVGVLQTGRGLKTPKGEAEKKDFDTKTVVCTFALIALYILLYSGIGFIITTFVFLFLEMNILTPSYVKKNQIVYLIISLLFSVGIYYLFYFGFSIFLPGGLLDAFL; this is translated from the coding sequence ATGGGTAACAAAAGTTTAAATTGGGAAAGTAAAGATACAATATTAGGAATAATTATGCTTTTATGCGGGACAGTATATGGAATATTAGTGCTTCAAATACCTGGGACAAGATCACAATTATTTGATTCAAGATTTGTACCATCACTTATCAGTGTCTTGATTATAGCAGTTGGAGTACTTCAAACTGGAAGAGGGCTTAAAACTCCAAAGGGAGAAGCAGAAAAGAAAGACTTTGATACAAAAACAGTAGTATGTACATTTGCTTTGATAGCTCTATATATTTTACTTTATTCTGGTATAGGATTCATCATAACAACATTTGTATTCCTTTTCTTGGAAATGAATATATTGACGCCAAGCTATGTTAAGAAAAATCAAATAGTTTATTTGATAATTTCTCTTCTCTTTTCAGTGGGAATATACTATCTATTTTATTTTGGATTCAGCATCTTCCTTCCTGGAGGATTACTAGATGCATTTTTATAG